The stretch of DNA CGTATTACCCGATTTTTATTTATATTTTCAGCAGGGTTTATGGGGATATATGGAGTGACAGCTTTATTTATTGGTGGACTCTATTATTTAGTTTCATTGAAATCGTTTGGTACTCCCTATTTTGCACCTATGACACCACATTCCTTCTCTTCAAAGGACTTGCTCATTCGACATGTTCCGATGAAAGAAAGGTTCCGCCCAGGATATTTAAAGCCAAAGGATATGGTTAAACAAAGAGAGGGATCATAAATATGAATCAGCAACCTGGAAAACTTGGAATTCGTGAACTTGTTTCCATCGCTATTTTAATGGTTGGGGCGAAAGCCACTGAAGATACACCAGCCATCCTGTATAGTAAGGTGCAAAATGCAGCGTGGATGATTCCGCTCTTATCGGCTGTAATTGTCTTTATCCCTCTTTTTTTACTAATAAAGACGATGTCTTTGTATCAAGATAAAGATTTGTTTTCCGTGATAAAAAAATTATTTGGTAAATATCTTGGTTTCATCGTTTGTCTTGTAATATTTATGATCAGTTCGTTTGCTGTTTCGTTTGACACAAGAACATATACCAACATCATCCGATCGTTTTATTTTACGACAACGCCCAATATCATCATCTATGCCATGTTAATGATTATTTGTGCATATGGTGCTAAAAAGGGGCTTCAACATGTCGGATCCGTATCCTATCTGATTGTTTTCTATTCGCTGCTCTCTTTATATATTGCTTTAGGGATTAGTACGCAACAAAGCAATATACAATCTATGTTCCCCTTTTGGGGGCCGGGCTATCTTGAAATAATCAAGTTTAGTTCACAGAAAATATCTATTTTTGCTGATTTTTTTATTCTGACGATGATCATTCCATATGTCACGTCAAACAAAGTTTTTAGAAAAGGGACTTGGATTGCCTATGTGTATGTCAGCATTCAAATTAGTGTAGCTACACTCATTTTTATATGTGTGTTTGATGAGTCTCTAGGAGGAATTGCTTATCCATTCCACATAGCGATTCGCTTTATTTCCCTTGGAGAGTATATACCGAATGTCGAAATCATCTTTTTCATCATTTGGATTATGACAGCTTTTATTCGTTTTACCGCATTTATATATATTAATGCCCTTATGTTCGGTCGACTCTTCAAAATTAAAGACTTTGAATACCTAATACCATCGCTGACAACGATATATCTGCTGATTGGAATTCTTCCGGAATCACCCATGGATGTCACATTAGTGCTAAAACCCCTAATACAAAATTTGGCGGGTCCAATGTTTGCTGTCATTTGCATCATCCTTTGGTTGGTTGCGCTATTAAAAGGAGAGTTTAAACATGCCAAAAACAAAAACAGTATGTAGATTATTGTTGTTTTTCGTCATGGTTATGTTACTAACAGGTTGTTGGGATAGAGGAGAACTTGAAGATAAATCTTATGTAATTGGTCTGGGATTGGATCTTTCAAAGCAGGAAGGGAAAATTAAGGTAACCATGTTACTTGCCAATCCCGAAGTGGGAAGTATGCAAGGCGGTGGAGGTTCAACAGAAGAGGCCAGAGAGATCATCTCGTTTGACGCTAATGATTTTATTGCTGCCAAAGCAACTGCAAATTCAGTCATTTCACGCAGTATCAGTTATGAATTGTTAAGAATTTTTGTTGTCTCTGAGGAATTTGCGAGAGACTCCATGTTTACAACGACATTTTTTGAAGTATTAAAAGATAAGGAAATTCGCTTAAATAGCTATCTAGCTGTATCTAAAGAAAAGGCAGCACAGTATTTTTTGAAAAATAAACCAAAAATGGAAACAAGGCCACACAAATACTTTCAATTTATGGTTGATCACGGGATTGAAAATGGGCTAATTCCCGATTCTACACTGTTCCGTTATTTTCAATCTGCAGAAAGGGGGACAGACCTCTTTTTAGCAATGTACACAACAGCGATAAGACAAAACAATCCTAGAATTCAAATGGAAGATGAATACATGGCAGGGGAATTGAATGCAACCGGTGAACTAGATAATACTCAATTTATTGGGTCAGCTGTGTTCAAGAAGGGTGTCATGATCGATAAACTAACGGGACAAGAAACACGCACGGTCAATATTCTAGATGATACTACGAATATAAAAGATATCTTGGTGAATTTAACGGACCCTTTTTCGGACTCTAAGGAACAAATTGCAGCAAGAATCATGAAAACAAAAGGCAATGAAATAAAAATGAATTTGAAAGGGGTCAGACCACAGATTTTTATCACGATCCCTTTACAGTTCGAGATTATGTCGAACCCCTCAAAGGCTAATTATGCAATAGAAAAAAACCGACAAAAATTAAGAAAACATATTGCTGATCATATTGAAAAAATGAATGAGGACTTACTAAAAAAAACACAAACAAAATTAAAAGGTGTACCCTTTCCATTACCTATATATGCTAAGAAATATTTTGGAACCATACAAGAATATAAAAAATTTAATTGGGAAAAATCCTACCTTCGCGCAGACATCCATGTAAAACCTGAGATTGAAATTGTTGATTATGGGAAAGACACAAATAGACCAATAAAGGTGGGGCAGTAGTTTGCAATTAATTATTATCCTTGCATTAATCTCTATTTCGGCCTATACTTTTGGCTTTGGTGTCACCTTATGGAAGGAGAAACAGAAAATAAGTGCAATGGCGGTATTTTTCCTAACCCTTATTATTGTAGTTCTCCCATTTTTTTCAGTGCTTCAATAATAGCTGACAGAGCTTGGAATACCGCTGCCAAACCACTGGTTCACAAGTATTTAATTCCTTATTATTGGAAAATATATAGTCGAGGTGATAGAATGGCTAATGCAAAAGTTGGCGATAAGATTTCCTTTAAACGAGAGGGGAATTCTTTAGAAGGTGTGGTTACAGGTGTAAGGGAAAATTCGGTTATGGTTCAATATGGAGTCTCAAAAGATAAAGATGAACCACTAATAACGATTGTAAACCATAAAAATTACAAAATAACAAAATAAGAAGTAAACAAAATGAATATTTAAACGATAAAAAATCCCTTTGGAGCCAAAGGGATTTTTTACATTTAGTCATTAGTCTTGATTGCGTTGACCTTTTCGATTGTTTGTTAAATTAGTTGCAACATTTTTTGCCGTATCTACAGCATTCATAGCGACATTCTCGGTGGTTTCTAAGGCACTATGAAGAGTGTGAAAGGCGGCACCCGCTGTTTCTTTAATACCTTCAGCAACACCTTTATTCGTTTGCTTTTGGTTAGACATTATTCTTCACCTCCTAAACAGCAATAGGTTATGTAGTAAACGCTGGACTATACATGATGATTACTGGAAATAAAGATTGGAAAAAATATTTCCATTAAACTAATCCATACATTAGGGAATTATAAAGATGAAAATAGAATGAATTTGGAGGCATCAAGATGGAAGAAATGAAAAAAATGGAAAAATTGCTTCGGGATTATGGTTACCCTGAAAAGGCGATTCCACGCTTAATGAGAGAAATAAGTTCAATGAACTATGATAAGGTGAAAAAGCTGATCCTCCCATATAACGATATGACAGCTGGAAGGTCTTAATGGAATTTTAAAAACAAACATAATAATATTATGTAACTTAGATAAAGGCTCCATCTAATATTCTTACAATCGGATGGAGTCACATTCATGAATTGTGTACTTTTCAGATTGAACTGAGTACATATAAAGTAAAAGGGAAATCAAAGGGAGAAGAACGTTCATGAGTGCCTTAAAGGATGATGGAAAAAAGCGAGTTGACAAGAACCAAAGAGAACGAATTTTTCAGGATGAAGGTGAGATTTTTCCAGGGAGGACGTTTAGTGAAGTTGTTTTGGAACCGTCCTACCATGAAGCAAAACAACATTTGCTTGAGCCGATGATGATGATTAATAAAGCTCATTTGATTATGCTGACAGAGCAGAAGTTAGTTTCTCTTGCTGAAGGGAAAAAAATTGCAGATGCTATTACAAGTCTTGACCTGCAATCAATTCGAACCTCCCACTATAACGGTCAAGTAGAGGATCTGTTTTTTCAGGTAGAGGGAGAAATGCTTGAAAAAACCGGTGATATTGCTGGAAATCTCCATATTGGCAGAAGTCGAAATGATATGTGTATTACGATGTTTCGCATGGCGCTTCGAGATAGACTCCTAACCGCGATTACATCATTGCTATATTTAAAAGAGGAGTTATTAGAGTTTGCTAGTTCTCATACAGATACGCTTATGATTGGTTACACTCACACGCAGCAGGCTCAACCTACTACGTTGGGCCATTATATAGTAGCTGTGGTTGATTCGGTAAACCGCGATTTCAAACGATTGACGTGCGCATACCAACAGTGTAATCAAAGTCCAATGGGAGCAGCTGCTTTTACGACCACGGGGTTCAATATCAATCGGGAGAGAATGAGTGAACTGCTTGGTTTTAGTAGAATAATAGAAAATTCGTATGATGCCATTGCCGGAGCAGATTACATCGCTGAAGTAATGACGGCTACGCAAATTTGTGCAATCTCTCTCGGTCGTTTTGTTCAGGATTTATTACTATGGAGTACACAAGAGTTTGGGGTCCTGAAAGTGGCAGATCCTTACGTACAAACGAGTTCGATTATGCCTCAAAAACGCAACCCCGTATCCCTCGAGCATATACGCTCCTTGTTGTCTACATGTGTTGGCAATACCCAAACAGTCTTGAATATGATCCACAACACTCCATTCGGAGATATCGTCGATACCGAGGATGATATGCAGCCTTATGGATGGAAAAGCTTAGAATTGCTAGAAAAACTGTGCCGATTACTGGCTTGTGTCATTGGGACAGCAGAAGTAAATGTAGAAAAACTTCGTAAACGAGCGGAAGCAAGTTTTTCAACAATCACTGAACTAGCGGATACAATAGTTAGAACAGATGGACTTTCATTTCGAACGGCACATCATATTGTCAGTAAAGTTGTTAAGGAGGCGCTGTCCCAGGGGGCCCTAGTGCATGAAGTAACATTGGCCCATGTGAATGCCGCTGCAAAGGTGATTATCGATAAACCTTTACAGTTAAATGAAGAAAGTCTTAGGAAAGCACTTGATTCTGATTATTTTATAAAAGTTCGTTCACTTCCGGGTGGTCCAGAGAGCAATGAAGTAAGAAGAATGGTTACAGATAGGAAGAAACAACAGAATGAACATCAAACCTGGCTTAAGTTAGCGAATACAAAAACTCTGGAGGCTTATCGAAAGTTAAATTCTATATTGGAAGATTGGCCATATAGTTAAATGTTAGAATTAAAGCCAGTTTCCTTTGAACTGGCTTGTTTTCATTTTGCCTGCTCCGGATTTCATAAATTATCTAAAGACTAAACTATGGACTCATTCCAGTAAAAACATATATTTCAAATTTTTGGTGAATAATAGTAGCAAAATGATGAAATTCGGTGGTCCTCATGCAAAGTTTAATAAAAATCTTAGTTCCACGGCAACTATTCTTATTGCTGATTCTTTCAACAGGATTGCTAAATCATGTCATCTTGATTCCCAATCTTCTTCAGGCAGCAGGCAGGGATAGTTGGGTAAGCGTTATTGTTGCATATCCTATTTCTCTTTTATTTCTTTGGCTAATCTATTTTATTGTTAAAAATAGCCCGAATGAAGGGTTTTTTCAAATGATTAGGCAACGCCTGGGAAAGAGTTTATCGATTATACTATCGATTCCGGCCATTCTTTTTTTATTTATAAGTGCCTTTATTACTTTAAGGGACTTAATGATATGGTTAAAAGCCTACTTTCTCGGTGAAACTGCTGTTTTTATCATTAGTTTCATCCTCATTCTGGCATGTTTCTTAGTAACTCTTGCTGGTGTCAAATCAATGGCAATCTCGAGCGGACTTTTACTCCCCCTAGTTATGTTATTAGGAATATTTATTGCACTTACAAATACTACTGTTAAGGATCCGCGTCTCTTATTTCCAATATTTGTGGATGGATATGTTCCTGTTTTGAAAGGAGTAATTTATGTACTTTCCGGACTTCTTGAAATTTATATCGTGATATTGTTACAGCCATTCTCCCAGGAACAAATAAAATTTAAGCATTTGTTTATTTTATTGACTGCCTTAACAGGCTTAATTTTTGGCCCCCTTTCTGCTGCAATCATGGAGTTTGGCCCAACTGAAGCTGCCCATTTTAGGTATCCAGCATATGAACAGTGGCGTGTATTAAGCATAGGGGAGTATATTTCTCATTTAGATTTTTTCGCTTTATATCAATGGCTTGCTGGAGCATTAATTCGTATCGGTTTATTCATGTATCTTTTAGGCACATTTTTCTCCAAGAAAATGAAACATTACAGACTTAATCCGAAACTAGTTGGTGTCATCTATCTTATATTATTCGGACTGATGTTAATAAAAGTAGAATCTTATTATTTTTATTTTGCCATCTATAAATATTTTTTACCTGTCTGTATGATATTTTTCCTTCTTCAAATCCTGTTATCAGCGTTGATTGTTTCAGTATTAAAGAAAAGGGATGAAAAACAACATGGGAAAAACAATAAGCTCGAATCCCCTACGTAATGGAAGGTATAAGGAAAAAGGCGAAGAATTAAAAAAGCGATTTATGAAAAGTGATGACCTGCTTTGTAAAGTGCACCAATCTGATAAAGAACCATTTGAAATGATTTTTTTTGAAAGCTTAATTGACAGTCATTATTTAGATCAATATATTTTGCCAAAACTTGGATTACATCAACAAGGTACTGTCGAAAATAAGCTTAAATCTTTCTTTCAAGCAGAAGAGGTTATCTCTAAATCATTAGATGAATTATCTGATTTGCTTTTTGAAGGAAACGTACTATTCGTATTGGGGAATGCACTCTTAAGTATTAAAGCAGGTGACTTACCTAAACGAACACCTGAAGAATCAGCTCTCGAGACATCTATTAGAGGCCCAAAGGATGGATTTGTAGAGGATATAAAAACCAATATCTCTCTAATCCGCCGAAGACTTAACACCGAGTCATTATGTTTAGAGAAATACATGATTGGTAAAAGAAGTAGAACAAAAGTGGTTCTCATCTATATAGAAGATTTAATTGATCAGAGAGTTCTAGATGAAATCCATACAAGATTAGATAAAGTAGAACTAGATATATTGACTAGCATTTACGAGCTTGAAGCGTATGTTAGAGACAGGCCGTATTCCATTTTCCCAAGTATGGATTATACCGGGAGGCCAGACTTTATTGTTCAGGCGCTGAATCAAGGTCGAT from Neobacillus sp. CF12 encodes:
- a CDS encoding GerAB/ArcD/ProY family transporter, giving the protein MNQQPGKLGIRELVSIAILMVGAKATEDTPAILYSKVQNAAWMIPLLSAVIVFIPLFLLIKTMSLYQDKDLFSVIKKLFGKYLGFIVCLVIFMISSFAVSFDTRTYTNIIRSFYFTTTPNIIIYAMLMIICAYGAKKGLQHVGSVSYLIVFYSLLSLYIALGISTQQSNIQSMFPFWGPGYLEIIKFSSQKISIFADFFILTMIIPYVTSNKVFRKGTWIAYVYVSIQISVATLIFICVFDESLGGIAYPFHIAIRFISLGEYIPNVEIIFFIIWIMTAFIRFTAFIYINALMFGRLFKIKDFEYLIPSLTTIYLLIGILPESPMDVTLVLKPLIQNLAGPMFAVICIILWLVALLKGEFKHAKNKNSM
- a CDS encoding Ger(x)C family spore germination protein encodes the protein MPKTKTVCRLLLFFVMVMLLTGCWDRGELEDKSYVIGLGLDLSKQEGKIKVTMLLANPEVGSMQGGGGSTEEAREIISFDANDFIAAKATANSVISRSISYELLRIFVVSEEFARDSMFTTTFFEVLKDKEIRLNSYLAVSKEKAAQYFLKNKPKMETRPHKYFQFMVDHGIENGLIPDSTLFRYFQSAERGTDLFLAMYTTAIRQNNPRIQMEDEYMAGELNATGELDNTQFIGSAVFKKGVMIDKLTGQETRTVNILDDTTNIKDILVNLTDPFSDSKEQIAARIMKTKGNEIKMNLKGVRPQIFITIPLQFEIMSNPSKANYAIEKNRQKLRKHIADHIEKMNEDLLKKTQTKLKGVPFPLPIYAKKYFGTIQEYKKFNWEKSYLRADIHVKPEIEIVDYGKDTNRPIKVGQ
- a CDS encoding DUF2187 family protein, which gives rise to MEGETENKCNGGIFPNPYYCSSPIFFSASIIADRAWNTAAKPLVHKYLIPYYWKIYSRGDRMANAKVGDKISFKREGNSLEGVVTGVRENSVMVQYGVSKDKDEPLITIVNHKNYKITK
- the argH gene encoding argininosuccinate lyase, producing MSALKDDGKKRVDKNQRERIFQDEGEIFPGRTFSEVVLEPSYHEAKQHLLEPMMMINKAHLIMLTEQKLVSLAEGKKIADAITSLDLQSIRTSHYNGQVEDLFFQVEGEMLEKTGDIAGNLHIGRSRNDMCITMFRMALRDRLLTAITSLLYLKEELLEFASSHTDTLMIGYTHTQQAQPTTLGHYIVAVVDSVNRDFKRLTCAYQQCNQSPMGAAAFTTTGFNINRERMSELLGFSRIIENSYDAIAGADYIAEVMTATQICAISLGRFVQDLLLWSTQEFGVLKVADPYVQTSSIMPQKRNPVSLEHIRSLLSTCVGNTQTVLNMIHNTPFGDIVDTEDDMQPYGWKSLELLEKLCRLLACVIGTAEVNVEKLRKRAEASFSTITELADTIVRTDGLSFRTAHHIVSKVVKEALSQGALVHEVTLAHVNAAAKVIIDKPLQLNEESLRKALDSDYFIKVRSLPGGPESNEVRRMVTDRKKQQNEHQTWLKLANTKTLEAYRKLNSILEDWPYS
- a CDS encoding endospore germination permease translates to MQSLIKILVPRQLFLLLILSTGLLNHVILIPNLLQAAGRDSWVSVIVAYPISLLFLWLIYFIVKNSPNEGFFQMIRQRLGKSLSIILSIPAILFLFISAFITLRDLMIWLKAYFLGETAVFIISFILILACFLVTLAGVKSMAISSGLLLPLVMLLGIFIALTNTTVKDPRLLFPIFVDGYVPVLKGVIYVLSGLLEIYIVILLQPFSQEQIKFKHLFILLTALTGLIFGPLSAAIMEFGPTEAAHFRYPAYEQWRVLSIGEYISHLDFFALYQWLAGALIRIGLFMYLLGTFFSKKMKHYRLNPKLVGVIYLILFGLMLIKVESYYFYFAIYKYFLPVCMIFFLLQILLSALIVSVLKKRDEKQHGKNNKLESPT
- a CDS encoding spore germination protein, coding for MGKTISSNPLRNGRYKEKGEELKKRFMKSDDLLCKVHQSDKEPFEMIFFESLIDSHYLDQYILPKLGLHQQGTVENKLKSFFQAEEVISKSLDELSDLLFEGNVLFVLGNALLSIKAGDLPKRTPEESALETSIRGPKDGFVEDIKTNISLIRRRLNTESLCLEKYMIGKRSRTKVVLIYIEDLIDQRVLDEIHTRLDKVELDILTSIYELEAYVRDRPYSIFPSMDYTGRPDFIVQALNQGRFALLVDGNPNVILAPVHLLLQIKSPEDTYISYAYVSLERIIRLLGVFISAFLPGAWIAFSAFNIEQVPYLLVATISVSRFGLPLSTPIEMFIVLFLFELFNEAGVRLPRAIGQTVAVLGGLIVGDAAIRAGLTSPTMLVVAAITYISSFTLVNQNLSTAITILRFVIILLSTFFGLFGVIISFILTTFYFSTISSFGAPYIGAVSSISVKEFIKSLFMAPRQFYKSRTTITSPDDPTRGGDQS